Proteins from one Ketobacter alkanivorans genomic window:
- a CDS encoding prenyltransferase codes for MSLSVILRSSRIPFLILTPICIFLGAAAVIAQGLPISGQTLTLALVGGLLAHISVNTLNEYLDFASGLDLNTRRTPFSGGSGALPEHPEQSRAVLWVGVISLLLVIAIGLYFLWRHGLALLPLGVAGLLLVVLYTRWINGLPWLCLIAPGLGFGVLMVVGTQFVLTGDYRITSLLVGLIPFLLVNNLLLLNQYPDVQADASIGRNHFPIAYGVAASNVAYGIMWLLAGLLIVLYAVSGLLSLWSLLALAPWLLGAVAWRGARTCGFDIGQQPQLLALNVMATLLTPLTLALVLALA; via the coding sequence ATGAGCTTGTCGGTGATTCTGCGCTCATCCCGTATTCCGTTTTTGATTTTAACGCCCATATGCATATTTCTGGGGGCAGCAGCAGTGATCGCCCAGGGGCTGCCAATCTCGGGGCAAACCTTAACGCTGGCACTGGTGGGGGGCTTGCTGGCTCACATCAGTGTGAACACACTGAACGAGTACCTGGACTTTGCCAGCGGCCTGGATCTGAATACCCGCCGTACCCCTTTCAGTGGTGGCAGCGGCGCGTTGCCCGAGCATCCGGAGCAGTCCCGTGCGGTATTATGGGTTGGGGTGATCAGCTTGTTGCTGGTCATCGCAATTGGCCTGTATTTTCTGTGGCGGCACGGCCTTGCTCTGCTCCCATTGGGTGTGGCGGGGCTGCTGCTGGTAGTGTTGTACACTCGCTGGATCAATGGATTGCCGTGGTTGTGCCTGATTGCACCGGGTCTGGGATTTGGTGTGTTGATGGTCGTGGGCACCCAGTTTGTACTCACGGGAGATTACCGCATAACCTCCCTGCTGGTTGGCCTGATTCCATTCTTATTGGTCAATAACCTGCTGCTGTTAAATCAATACCCGGATGTACAAGCCGATGCATCCATCGGCCGTAATCACTTTCCCATCGCCTATGGTGTGGCCGCCAGTAATGTTGCTTATGGCATTATGTGGTTGCTGGCTGGCCTGTTGATCGTTTTGTATGCCGTGTCTGGTCTGCTTAGCCTGTGGAGCCTGCTTGCATTGGCACCCTGGTTATTGGGGGCGGTGGCGTGGCGAGGAGCCCGAACCTGCGGCTTTGACATAGGCCAGCAACCGCAACTGCTGGCACTGAATGTCATGGCAACCCTGCTAACACCGTTAACGTTGGCACTGGTGTTAGCTTTGGCGTAG
- a CDS encoding DUF748 domain-containing protein, which yields MTTFSARLKQLRWHQWTLLGLVLVYLIYIALSYLYLPGKLKQVVEADVSEFVGRQLTVERFEYNPFDLSLRVYDFAVADKPDAPLLAWQQFYVNFTPWGSLFSWDIKFEAIQLDQPLVNIEKHGDRFNFSDIIDKFSGDEAAVEEQQGDTRIALEVVNTAINQGVFRFTDLSGSKPARSEMDDITIEVLDLYLATGDEHLNPFNITAAIPGGGQIKLAGEYRLDPLYVDTNVEAMGIELKEFSDFVNNVVPMTVTGGRLGLNAHVLVQQQQEDVAVNIDNTDVTVTELALDDAIPEPPMARINTITISGLQFDLLQQSLEIGKLNVDQVLLNQWLDADGAPRFQHLLVQEVVEQNIEAQHSPVAAEQEAAPWKVVVRRLEVGNSQLNFSDQNEKITRGHTVSGIQVALDDFTLTEQQPVPLSIQATLDEQGMLKVDGVVTLVPFSMQLEYGLQNLPLPSFSEYIELATYLRIEKGSLNLNGKVDLSTEGEVPVSSQLALEVNDFQAEDLRTGKPVIQFTQIKAADAVLETQSKQFKLAALTITEPNLLVEIGKDKQLNWATIARPDPGVTEAVASAEQEVAADAQQAAASGWNYVIGKVEINNGLTRFVDNSVSPVFQTGLHSMAFELDEVASNNSTPVPFSLTSKIDRYAPFNVKGTLDPIAKQPGFEFKSQLRGLELPPLSPYSAAFIAHNLESGKLNLQLDYRLHDRKLKGENGIIADQLYLGEKVPSEDAIDAPVSLGLALLRDVNGVIDLDVGVSGDLDDPGFSISGVILKAFLNVMVKAASSPFQLLGSLVGGSEDIGEIEFAAGFADLTDDSQQRLQKLTEALQQRPQLIVRFHGGAFAPEDVPVLKKLRIQDRVADDRKMSLLELREEAGDVDWWSVRANRKAILRINDELKLPDTGEREDALQAQNPELKGNELEAAVYQAMYEDVADKQEITSTDLLALADARALVIKQYLVDVTQLNHGRVSVAKTKKAHLKGRVVKLGIDAR from the coding sequence GTGACCACCTTCTCCGCCCGCCTTAAACAACTGCGCTGGCACCAATGGACCCTACTCGGGCTGGTGCTGGTTTATCTAATTTACATCGCTTTGTCCTACCTGTACCTGCCGGGCAAACTCAAACAAGTCGTGGAAGCCGACGTGTCCGAATTTGTTGGACGCCAACTCACGGTTGAGCGCTTTGAGTACAACCCCTTCGATCTGTCATTACGGGTGTACGACTTTGCTGTGGCAGACAAACCCGATGCGCCACTGCTCGCCTGGCAGCAATTCTATGTAAACTTCACGCCTTGGGGCTCCCTGTTCAGTTGGGACATCAAATTTGAGGCCATCCAGCTGGATCAGCCCCTGGTCAACATCGAGAAACACGGTGATCGCTTCAATTTCAGCGACATAATCGACAAGTTCTCCGGCGATGAGGCTGCGGTGGAGGAACAACAAGGCGACACCCGTATCGCATTGGAAGTGGTAAACACCGCCATCAATCAGGGGGTTTTTCGCTTTACAGATCTCAGTGGCAGCAAGCCCGCCCGCTCCGAAATGGATGACATCACCATCGAAGTGCTGGATCTGTATCTGGCCACCGGTGATGAGCATCTAAACCCCTTCAACATCACGGCTGCCATTCCTGGCGGTGGCCAGATCAAGTTGGCCGGAGAATACCGCCTTGATCCGCTCTACGTGGATACCAACGTGGAAGCCATGGGCATTGAACTGAAGGAATTCAGTGATTTCGTTAATAACGTTGTGCCCATGACCGTGACGGGCGGGCGCTTGGGCCTGAACGCTCACGTGTTGGTACAGCAGCAACAAGAAGACGTCGCAGTCAACATCGATAACACCGACGTTACCGTAACCGAGCTGGCCCTGGATGATGCCATACCCGAGCCGCCCATGGCCCGCATCAACACCATCACCATCAGTGGCCTGCAGTTTGACTTGCTGCAGCAGAGCCTTGAGATCGGCAAACTCAATGTGGATCAGGTGCTGCTGAATCAATGGCTTGATGCCGATGGCGCGCCCCGCTTCCAACACCTGCTGGTGCAAGAAGTGGTGGAGCAAAACATCGAAGCGCAGCACAGCCCAGTGGCAGCCGAACAGGAAGCCGCTCCCTGGAAGGTAGTGGTGCGTCGGCTTGAAGTGGGCAACAGTCAGCTTAACTTCTCGGATCAGAATGAAAAAATCACCCGTGGCCACACTGTTAGTGGCATACAGGTAGCGCTGGATGATTTTACGCTGACCGAGCAGCAGCCGGTGCCACTGAGCATTCAGGCCACATTAGACGAGCAGGGCATGCTCAAAGTAGATGGTGTGGTTACATTAGTGCCGTTCTCCATGCAGCTTGAGTACGGCTTGCAGAATCTGCCGTTACCGTCGTTTTCTGAATACATCGAGCTGGCCACCTATCTGCGTATCGAAAAAGGCAGCCTCAACCTCAACGGCAAAGTGGATCTGAGCACCGAGGGCGAGGTGCCGGTGTCGTCGCAACTGGCGTTGGAAGTGAACGATTTTCAGGCCGAAGACCTGCGTACCGGTAAGCCAGTGATCCAGTTCACACAGATCAAAGCCGCCGACGCCGTGCTGGAAACCCAAAGCAAACAATTCAAACTGGCGGCGCTCACCATCACCGAGCCCAATCTGCTGGTGGAGATCGGCAAAGACAAACAACTGAACTGGGCCACCATCGCCAGACCCGATCCAGGGGTGACAGAGGCGGTCGCCAGCGCCGAACAGGAAGTGGCAGCGGATGCACAGCAAGCGGCAGCAAGCGGCTGGAATTACGTCATCGGCAAAGTAGAAATAAACAATGGCCTCACCCGCTTTGTAGACAACAGCGTATCGCCCGTGTTTCAGACCGGTCTGCACAGCATGGCGTTCGAACTGGATGAAGTGGCCAGCAACAACTCCACGCCGGTGCCGTTCAGTCTCACCAGTAAAATCGACCGTTACGCTCCGTTCAACGTCAAAGGCACCCTCGACCCCATAGCCAAACAGCCAGGCTTTGAATTCAAAAGCCAACTGCGAGGATTGGAGCTGCCGCCACTTTCACCTTATTCCGCCGCTTTTATTGCCCACAACCTGGAGAGCGGCAAGCTCAACCTACAGCTGGATTATCGCCTGCACGACCGTAAATTGAAGGGCGAAAACGGCATTATTGCAGACCAACTCTATCTGGGTGAAAAAGTGCCCAGTGAAGACGCCATTGACGCACCGGTGTCCCTTGGGTTGGCGTTGCTGCGGGATGTGAATGGCGTTATTGATCTGGATGTGGGAGTGTCTGGCGATCTGGACGATCCGGGGTTCAGTATCTCAGGGGTTATCCTCAAAGCCTTCTTGAACGTCATGGTGAAAGCCGCCAGCTCGCCGTTTCAGCTACTGGGCTCGCTGGTAGGCGGGAGCGAAGACATAGGTGAAATTGAATTTGCGGCGGGTTTTGCCGACCTCACCGATGATAGCCAGCAACGCCTGCAGAAGCTCACAGAAGCACTGCAGCAACGTCCGCAGTTGATCGTGCGTTTCCACGGTGGAGCGTTCGCCCCCGAGGATGTGCCCGTATTGAAAAAGCTGCGCATACAGGATCGAGTAGCGGATGATCGTAAAATGTCGTTGCTTGAATTGCGCGAAGAAGCCGGTGATGTGGACTGGTGGAGCGTGCGTGCCAATCGCAAAGCCATACTGCGAATCAACGATGAACTGAAACTGCCCGACACCGGTGAGCGTGAGGATGCGTTGCAGGCGCAGAACCCTGAATTAAAAGGGAATGAGCTGGAGGCAGCCGTCTATCAAGCCATGTACGAGGACGTCGCGGACAAGCAAGAGATCACCTCGACCGACCTGCTGGCACTGGCGGACGCCCGCGCCCTGGTCATCAAACAATATCTAGTGGATGTAACCCAATTGAATCATGGGCGGGTGTCCGTGGCCAAAACCAAAAAAGCCCACCTGAAAGGCCGGGTTGTGAAGCTGGGGATCGATGCCCGATGA
- a CDS encoding oxygenase MpaB family protein, translating into MNSAAKKQVEDPKPSHQPIQTQWAPQSGKEIDAAIPGCIDSVGLLSGVANTIMQLAYPGVGHGVMESRVESGSILHHPIKRARTTLTYLAVAMQGTTEEKLAYRRAINVAHAQVTSTEASPIKYRALDPELQLWVAACLFWGHVDVYEKLRGPMSQADLERFYEYAKPLGTTLQVRPDMWPKDINAFWVYWNENLDRMEMPEDVRDWLLQLVDLSFAGPAVSIPFGRFAKLMTAGFLHPRIRTQMGLKWGDKEQRNFNRIIKLLGAVNNRMPRQLRQLPSSALLWDFRRRLKNGLPLN; encoded by the coding sequence ATGAATTCTGCTGCCAAGAAACAGGTTGAAGACCCAAAGCCCAGCCACCAGCCAATACAAACCCAGTGGGCTCCACAAAGCGGAAAGGAGATCGACGCGGCGATTCCGGGCTGCATCGACAGCGTGGGGTTATTAAGCGGCGTTGCCAATACCATTATGCAATTGGCCTATCCCGGGGTTGGCCACGGGGTGATGGAAAGCCGTGTTGAGTCCGGCTCCATTTTGCATCACCCCATCAAGCGCGCCCGCACCACGTTGACCTATCTGGCGGTGGCCATGCAAGGCACCACCGAAGAAAAACTGGCTTATCGGCGCGCCATTAATGTCGCCCATGCACAGGTAACCTCCACTGAAGCCTCCCCCATCAAGTACCGGGCACTGGATCCGGAACTGCAGCTGTGGGTGGCCGCTTGCTTGTTTTGGGGCCATGTGGATGTATATGAAAAATTGCGCGGCCCGATGTCCCAGGCGGATCTGGAGCGGTTTTATGAATACGCCAAGCCATTGGGCACAACCCTGCAGGTGCGCCCGGACATGTGGCCAAAAGACATCAATGCGTTCTGGGTTTACTGGAATGAAAACCTTGACCGCATGGAAATGCCGGAAGACGTACGAGACTGGTTATTGCAGCTGGTGGATCTGAGTTTTGCAGGCCCTGCTGTGAGTATTCCCTTTGGCCGATTTGCCAAACTGATGACGGCTGGGTTTCTGCACCCCCGCATCCGCACGCAAATGGGCTTGAAATGGGGTGACAAAGAACAGCGTAACTTTAACCGCATCATTAAGTTGCTGGGGGCCGTCAACAACCGTATGCCGCGCCAGCTTCGTCAGCTGCCCTCCAGCGCGCTGTTGTGGGATTTCCGCCGACGCCTGAAAAACGGATTACCGCTTAACTAA
- a CDS encoding penicillin-binding protein activator LpoB: protein MNKKFVLGCAMVASLIIQGCTNTVKYDDTPASKTITKDVSADSISASSLSMLEGMLADAQVQNATKSGRPMLAVFGLINFTYDKLDLATINGQIMNELNKVNRFRFSDQGLMSQESEKWKESLYQLFEEPASGLDLAKAVDADYLLVGEISNLIRTEPKTKKVYYRITLKLLDRKKGDYIWQEQRELLKSEKNIVYGI from the coding sequence ATGAATAAAAAGTTCGTATTGGGTTGTGCGATGGTCGCCAGCCTAATCATTCAAGGCTGCACCAACACCGTAAAATACGATGACACGCCCGCCTCAAAAACCATCACCAAGGATGTGAGCGCCGACAGCATCAGCGCAAGCTCGCTGTCTATGCTCGAAGGCATGCTGGCGGACGCGCAGGTACAAAATGCCACCAAGAGCGGCCGCCCCATGCTGGCCGTGTTCGGACTCATCAACTTCACCTACGACAAGCTGGATCTGGCCACCATCAATGGTCAAATCATGAATGAGCTGAATAAGGTGAACCGCTTCCGCTTTTCTGATCAGGGCCTGATGTCGCAAGAAAGCGAAAAATGGAAGGAAAGCCTGTATCAGCTGTTTGAAGAGCCCGCCAGTGGACTGGATCTGGCCAAAGCGGTGGATGCCGACTATCTGCTGGTGGGTGAAATCAGCAACCTGATTCGCACCGAGCCCAAAACCAAAAAAGTGTACTACCGCATCACCCTGAAGCTGCTGGATCGCAAAAAAGGCGACTACATCTGGCAGGAGCAGCGCGAACTGCTGAAAAGTGAAAAGAACATCGTGTACGGCATCTAA
- a CDS encoding alpha/beta fold hydrolase, translating to MSSVQGDWVFLRGLVRQQKHWEQFPELFAKAFPEARIHLLDLPGNGALCDRPSPLTIREMMESARRLLKARSVNGPVNLLAISLGGMVALEWMHRHRQEVTSAVIINSSMRDVGTVLDRLQPENYLAILKQALLDRDLQSREQLILDISSNLYPHKAQLARKWAQYARTHPTSTKNAVRQLMAAARYRAPKRCPHDRVLLLNSARDRLVNPICTRRLAERWSWPLATHASAGHDLPLDDGRWIIHQIEHWLQESA from the coding sequence ATGAGCTCAGTGCAGGGGGATTGGGTTTTTCTGCGGGGGTTAGTGCGTCAGCAAAAACACTGGGAGCAGTTTCCTGAACTGTTTGCCAAGGCGTTTCCAGAAGCACGCATTCATCTGCTGGATCTGCCGGGAAACGGCGCCTTGTGTGATCGCCCCAGCCCGTTAACCATCCGCGAAATGATGGAGTCCGCCCGACGTTTGTTGAAAGCTCGAAGCGTGAACGGCCCTGTCAACCTGCTGGCGATTTCATTGGGTGGGATGGTGGCTCTGGAATGGATGCACCGGCATCGGCAGGAAGTTACCTCTGCCGTAATCATCAACTCCTCCATGCGGGATGTGGGCACGGTGCTGGATCGGCTGCAGCCTGAAAACTACCTCGCCATCTTGAAACAGGCTTTGCTGGATCGAGACCTGCAAAGCCGTGAGCAACTGATACTGGATATCTCCAGTAACCTGTATCCACACAAAGCTCAGTTGGCGCGCAAGTGGGCACAATACGCCCGCACTCATCCTACCAGTACCAAAAACGCGGTGCGCCAATTGATGGCAGCGGCCCGTTACCGAGCGCCCAAGCGCTGTCCTCATGATCGAGTGCTGTTATTGAACAGCGCCCGTGACCGATTGGTAAACCCGATCTGTACCCGGCGCTTGGCTGAGCGTTGGTCGTGGCCGCTGGCAACTCACGCCAGTGCGGGGCACGATTTACCGTTGGATGATGGCCGTTGGATCATTCACCAAATTGAACATTGGCTTCAGGAGTCAGCGTAG
- a CDS encoding Ig-like domain-containing protein — protein MKQFSFLQCVSGLTAATVLVLSGCGGGGGGDPYVPPSLSDGVIFTYPIDGQTDVHLGTRFYVTFSKNASQSAVDAACSVDGSGNVTGNFCLIGPGDAVISIAPSVSGKIVQFETDQLQQGTRYELYVRSAVIGGGSTNLPASDPLVTFLTTQSDPVSGVAPTVTAINGEDPDVYSTTLPSPPDARYPMMDFSTMRVEFSEPLDEKTVQVGTSFEFVEVNGATETPVVGAMVVRKQHISFDPDEDLTPGVTYRLRLGSGIVDLNGEAVNPVTYEMVPVNSNSCDCVITQRFNTTAAYGEAGFPQTSRLTGRPLNAIDLYSPLIGSNDINLRDITLEARLADPSAFGGLIPFVIRKGVYLDITGLDLRLGGEVPANLQTGDITASFITDVTGYMDRNPYRPYSTQVDDDKSPIFVYLIFDLALTSADPNGNAVLNQTIPHVQATGTAYIEDGTLYIESVRTLEMDLLGLDRAPAHLVLAINSDLVSTPVEDTVAPTITSAYPGDGSADFPVRDELSLIFSEPMDNAGVDPQDEIVLTNVTDGGQVAFQITWDGSTMLLQPDSPLAYNKTYQITLGALTDLANNALVLDGADATGGDGAIQFSTENPTATTVGPVVSSIHSGAACTLTGADASFAGRCSGGLSGDEKYLPFTIPADVRLEVSFSQPMDLSTLTLGSACGSGAVRVEELDGGGACVGVVDGSLIADTRSFKFVPRNGWVEGTDYRLTLVAGANTSCGAGEICSENGIPLNPDPINGGQSGDAGGGNIVNTFTAVAANNDVFLPLKMQPFSDQNGNGYLDAGETAHSENSAGVAVTGVGGIVVGALIDGDPNIYLSGSLPVTVGEPEPITVDGLTWGMTIAGTSQIPVTVHPGIIYGTSIRLDTTARVIVTIPINNVDTGVSILRLRQAGGEPVTGYIVEEEGVAEPQFIAQLDLYMDAPDMVIEVLGVISVAHDLSSKPVQVTIKGPVEFLEDGRILITPESLSPVDLIVNVSALNLPGSILLQIPSGAMKMSLIGNPLKGRQ, from the coding sequence ATGAAGCAGTTTTCCTTTCTCCAATGCGTATCAGGTCTGACGGCGGCGACTGTGTTGGTTCTTTCAGGATGCGGTGGTGGAGGGGGTGGCGACCCCTATGTGCCCCCCTCGTTGTCCGACGGCGTCATTTTTACTTACCCCATTGATGGCCAGACCGATGTGCATCTGGGCACCCGTTTTTATGTCACCTTCAGCAAGAATGCCAGTCAGTCGGCCGTGGATGCGGCTTGCAGCGTGGATGGCAGTGGCAATGTCACAGGTAACTTTTGCCTGATCGGCCCTGGGGATGCGGTGATATCCATAGCACCCAGCGTCAGCGGCAAAATAGTGCAGTTTGAAACAGATCAGCTGCAACAGGGGACTCGCTACGAACTCTATGTGCGCAGTGCGGTCATTGGCGGCGGCAGCACCAATCTGCCGGCCAGCGATCCATTGGTGACGTTCCTCACCACCCAGAGCGATCCTGTCAGCGGTGTGGCCCCTACAGTTACTGCCATCAACGGTGAAGATCCTGATGTGTATTCCACTACGCTGCCGTCCCCGCCGGATGCCCGTTATCCCATGATGGACTTCTCTACGATGCGAGTGGAGTTCAGCGAGCCTCTGGATGAAAAAACCGTGCAAGTGGGAACCAGCTTTGAGTTTGTGGAAGTGAATGGCGCAACGGAAACCCCGGTGGTGGGTGCCATGGTGGTGCGTAAGCAGCACATCAGCTTTGACCCGGATGAGGATCTGACCCCCGGAGTTACTTATCGATTGCGCCTGGGCAGCGGCATTGTGGATCTCAATGGTGAAGCGGTAAACCCGGTTACCTATGAGATGGTGCCGGTGAATTCCAATAGCTGCGATTGCGTTATTACCCAGCGGTTCAATACCACGGCGGCCTATGGTGAGGCAGGTTTCCCTCAGACCTCCCGTCTCACTGGACGCCCCCTTAATGCCATTGATTTGTATTCGCCGTTGATCGGCAGCAACGATATCAATCTGCGGGATATCACATTGGAGGCGCGGCTGGCAGACCCCAGTGCGTTTGGTGGCCTGATTCCATTTGTGATCCGCAAAGGCGTGTATCTCGATATTACCGGGCTTGATCTGCGGCTGGGCGGTGAGGTGCCCGCCAATCTGCAAACCGGCGACATCACCGCCAGTTTCATTACCGACGTGACCGGTTACATGGATCGCAACCCCTACCGGCCCTACAGCACCCAGGTGGACGACGATAAGTCGCCCATCTTCGTCTATCTGATTTTTGATCTGGCACTCACCAGTGCCGACCCCAATGGCAATGCTGTGCTGAATCAGACCATTCCCCATGTCCAGGCTACCGGCACCGCCTATATCGAAGACGGCACCCTGTACATTGAAAGCGTACGCACCTTAGAGATGGATTTGTTGGGATTGGATCGGGCACCGGCTCACCTGGTGCTGGCGATCAATTCCGATCTGGTGAGCACACCGGTAGAGGATACCGTGGCACCCACCATTACCAGCGCCTACCCCGGTGATGGCAGCGCCGACTTCCCGGTGCGCGATGAGCTGTCACTGATTTTCAGCGAGCCCATGGATAATGCCGGTGTCGACCCTCAGGATGAAATCGTGCTTACCAATGTGACCGATGGTGGCCAGGTTGCCTTCCAGATCACCTGGGATGGCAGCACCATGCTGCTGCAGCCCGACAGCCCCCTGGCCTACAACAAAACCTATCAGATCACCCTGGGGGCGCTCACGGATCTGGCCAATAACGCCTTGGTGCTGGACGGTGCCGATGCCACCGGCGGGGATGGAGCCATTCAATTCAGCACCGAAAACCCAACAGCCACCACGGTTGGCCCGGTGGTGAGTTCCATTCATTCGGGAGCAGCCTGTACCCTTACCGGAGCCGACGCCAGCTTTGCCGGTCGTTGTAGTGGCGGGCTGTCCGGTGATGAAAAATACCTGCCGTTCACGATTCCAGCCGATGTGCGTCTCGAAGTGAGCTTCAGCCAGCCCATGGATTTGTCCACCCTGACCCTGGGCAGTGCCTGTGGCAGCGGTGCTGTGCGCGTAGAAGAACTGGATGGTGGTGGTGCCTGCGTGGGCGTGGTGGATGGCTCATTGATCGCCGATACCCGCAGCTTCAAGTTTGTACCCCGCAACGGCTGGGTCGAGGGTACCGACTACCGCCTGACCCTGGTGGCCGGAGCCAACACCAGCTGTGGCGCCGGTGAGATCTGTAGCGAGAACGGAATCCCTCTCAACCCTGATCCTATTAATGGCGGTCAGTCCGGTGATGCCGGTGGCGGCAATATCGTCAACACCTTTACCGCGGTGGCCGCCAATAATGATGTGTTTCTGCCCCTGAAAATGCAGCCGTTCAGTGATCAGAATGGTAACGGCTACCTGGATGCCGGTGAAACGGCCCATAGCGAAAACAGTGCCGGGGTAGCGGTGACCGGCGTTGGCGGAATTGTTGTGGGCGCGCTGATTGATGGCGACCCCAATATCTACCTGAGTGGCTCGTTACCCGTCACTGTGGGAGAGCCGGAACCCATCACCGTGGATGGCCTCACCTGGGGTATGACCATCGCCGGAACCAGCCAGATACCGGTTACCGTGCACCCCGGTATTATTTATGGCACCTCGATTCGCCTTGATACCACCGCACGGGTCATCGTTACGATACCGATCAATAATGTGGATACAGGGGTCAGCATTCTTCGGTTGCGCCAGGCAGGTGGAGAGCCTGTCACAGGTTATATCGTGGAAGAAGAAGGGGTAGCGGAACCCCAGTTTATTGCACAGCTTGATCTCTATATGGATGCACCGGACATGGTCATCGAAGTGCTCGGAGTGATCAGTGTGGCTCATGATCTAAGCAGCAAACCGGTTCAGGTTACCATAAAAGGGCCTGTGGAGTTTCTGGAGGATGGGCGCATTCTCATCACCCCGGAAAGCTTGTCGCCGGTTGATCTGATCGTCAACGTATCGGCATTGAATCTGCCGGGCAGCATCTTACTGCAGATTCCCTCAGGCGCCATGAAAATGAGCCTTATCGGCAACCCACTCAAAGGTCGTCAATAG
- a CDS encoding TetR/AcrR family transcriptional regulator encodes MTKRQQFDLKEKKSPRQARSKATVGAIIQASAQLLEEEGYAALTTNGVAERAGVSIGSVYEYFPGKEAIVAAVATQLVEVSLQKMQAALLSVEDMDFEPAMRSWIYSLYAVSRDQHRLLKVLLFQVPFIHKVPAVEGLRTELFRLALVGASKTREHLFITPSRESLYLITTMTGSTLLQLAIMPPPGLQVEAIIDELAHKMVQWLHELRDSPPPG; translated from the coding sequence TTGACAAAGCGACAACAGTTTGATTTAAAAGAGAAAAAGTCTCCAAGGCAGGCGCGCTCCAAGGCGACGGTAGGGGCTATAATCCAAGCAAGTGCTCAGTTATTGGAAGAGGAGGGTTATGCCGCATTAACCACCAATGGGGTGGCAGAGCGGGCTGGGGTCAGCATTGGCTCAGTCTACGAGTACTTCCCTGGCAAAGAAGCCATCGTGGCTGCGGTTGCCACGCAATTGGTCGAAGTATCACTGCAGAAAATGCAGGCTGCATTGCTGAGCGTGGAAGATATGGATTTTGAGCCTGCCATGCGCAGCTGGATTTACAGCCTTTATGCGGTGTCCCGCGATCAACACCGGCTGCTTAAAGTGCTGCTGTTCCAAGTGCCTTTTATACATAAAGTGCCCGCAGTGGAGGGCCTGCGCACAGAGCTGTTTCGGCTGGCGTTGGTTGGGGCCAGTAAAACCCGAGAACACCTGTTTATAACACCCTCGCGGGAATCGCTTTACCTTATCACCACCATGACCGGATCAACATTATTGCAACTGGCCATTATGCCGCCACCGGGTCTGCAGGTAGAGGCAATCATAGATGAGCTAGCCCATAAAATGGTGCAGTGGCTGCACGAGCTGCGGGATTCACCGCCGCCCGGCTAA
- a CDS encoding OmpW/AlkL family protein yields the protein MNKVFSFALLATIITTPVWAQVEQPDPHQEANYWDRFKTKTLGMEKGAKPFYFRAGYTSLQPDSSSSEVVLSGVDGAASLAIDNGPIAGSGAGVEPVSFPSAVVGYRLPWMDGHLSVETILALPFTVEFTAEGTLATESIAPYALGNIPTGVPPLGSEFGETKVLPPVVTLVYRFMLDKPLRPYVGGGMAYMITYDSKVTNPILTQYGEPELEVDDVFGYVVQGGVEYKFYKDWWVNVDVKFIGGLEADAKVTGIWVDTPSLPTYSPAEVGDASVSVTVDPWVYHIGVGFDF from the coding sequence ATGAACAAGGTATTTTCATTCGCCCTGCTGGCGACCATCATCACCACCCCGGTTTGGGCCCAGGTAGAGCAACCTGATCCACACCAGGAAGCCAACTACTGGGATCGATTCAAAACCAAAACACTGGGCATGGAGAAGGGCGCAAAACCCTTTTACTTCCGCGCCGGATACACCTCCCTGCAGCCGGACTCCTCCAGCTCCGAAGTGGTACTCAGTGGTGTGGACGGAGCAGCCAGCCTTGCCATCGACAATGGCCCCATCGCCGGTTCAGGTGCTGGCGTGGAGCCGGTAAGCTTCCCCAGTGCCGTGGTGGGCTATCGCCTGCCGTGGATGGATGGACACCTGTCGGTGGAAACCATCCTGGCGCTGCCCTTTACCGTGGAATTCACTGCCGAAGGTACCCTGGCCACAGAATCCATTGCCCCTTATGCATTGGGCAACATTCCTACCGGGGTGCCGCCTCTGGGTTCAGAGTTTGGCGAAACCAAAGTGCTGCCCCCGGTGGTCACCCTGGTGTACCGTTTCATGTTGGATAAACCCCTGCGCCCCTATGTGGGGGGCGGCATGGCTTATATGATCACCTACGATTCCAAAGTCACCAACCCCATACTCACTCAATATGGTGAGCCCGAACTGGAGGTAGACGACGTCTTTGGCTACGTAGTGCAGGGCGGTGTAGAGTACAAATTCTATAAAGACTGGTGGGTGAATGTTGATGTCAAATTCATTGGCGGGCTGGAAGCAGACGCCAAAGTGACCGGCATCTGGGTGGATACCCCAAGCCTGCCCACCTACAGTCCGGCAGAAGTGGGCGATGCCAGCGTCAGCGTCACGGTCGATCCCTGGGTCTACCATATCGGGGTAGGCTTCGACTTCTAG